In Saccharicrinis fermentans DSM 9555 = JCM 21142, a genomic segment contains:
- a CDS encoding cold-shock protein: MGRSQETFGKKDKEQKRKKKRKDKALRKEERKANSSDGSLDNMIAYVDENGMITDTPPDLTKKKKIKAENIEISVPKKEDIEEPIRTGRVEFFNHDKGYGFIKDLDTQEKFFVHVNGLIDEVIEGNKVNFELEKGLKGMNAVRVKKI; the protein is encoded by the coding sequence ATGGGGAGATCTCAAGAAACATTTGGTAAAAAAGACAAAGAACAAAAAAGAAAGAAAAAGCGTAAAGACAAAGCCTTACGCAAAGAAGAGCGAAAAGCGAACTCGTCTGATGGCAGCTTAGATAATATGATTGCATACGTGGATGAGAACGGAATGATTACGGACACTCCACCGGATTTGACCAAAAAGAAAAAGATAAAAGCCGAAAATATAGAAATATCTGTTCCTAAGAAAGAAGATATTGAAGAACCCATTCGAACAGGTCGTGTTGAGTTCTTTAATCACGACAAAGGTTACGGATTCATCAAAGACCTTGATACACAAGAGAAATTCTTTGTTCACGTAAATGGCTTAATCGACGAAGTCATTGAAGGTAACAAAGTTAATTTTGAGCTTGAAAAAGGACTGAAAGGAATGAATGCCGTGAGAGTAAAAAAGATATAA
- a CDS encoding aconitate hydratase, which translates to MAFDIEMIKKVYAQMGAKINQARNILDKPLTLTEKILYAHLAQETTVPFKRGESYVNFNPDRVAMQDATAQMALLQFMQAGKDKVAVPSTVHADHLIQAKVEATTDLATAKNTNKEVYDFLSSVTSRYGIGFWKPGAGIIHQVVLENYAFPGGMMIGTDSHTVNAGGLGMVAIGVGGADAVDVMAGMPWELKFPRLIGVKLTGKLSGWTAPKDIILKVAGILTVKGGTGCIVEYFGEGAESLSCTGKGTICNMGAEIGATTSTFGYDFSMERYLRATNRHDVADAANEVKDLLTADAEVYAEPEKYFDQVIEINLNELEPHLNGPFTPDKATPISQMKKEAEENGWPTKIEVGLIGSCTNSSYEDISKAASVAEDAVKKGLKAKAEFSITPGSEQVRYTIDRDGMVDTFKKIDGVVFANACGPCIGMWARMGAEKQEKNTIVHSFNRNFAKRADGNPNTFAFVGSPELVTALAIAGDLRFNPLTDKLINNKGEEVALNPPKGDELPPKGFDVEDPGYQEPAADGSNIDVIVSPKSDRLQLLEPFAEWDGQNLTGVKLLIKAEGKCTTDHISMAGPWLKYRGHLDNISNNMLIGAVNKFNGETNKVKSQLTGEYGEVPATQRAYKAAGIPTIVVGDHNYGEGSSREHAAMEPRHLGVKVVLVKSFARIHETNLKKQGMLGITFANEADYDKVQEDDTFNFSDLKEFAPGKPLTIEIIHGDGSKDQIMANHTYNQQQIEWFKNGSALNLIKKQN; encoded by the coding sequence ATGGCGTTCGACATTGAAATGATAAAAAAAGTGTATGCCCAAATGGGAGCTAAAATAAATCAGGCTCGTAATATTTTGGACAAACCGCTAACGCTTACCGAAAAAATTCTTTATGCCCATCTGGCCCAAGAAACAACAGTCCCTTTCAAAAGAGGTGAATCGTATGTAAATTTCAACCCCGACCGCGTGGCTATGCAAGATGCCACGGCTCAAATGGCTTTACTACAATTTATGCAAGCAGGAAAAGATAAAGTAGCTGTTCCTTCTACTGTTCATGCCGACCACCTGATACAAGCTAAAGTTGAAGCCACCACCGATTTAGCCACTGCCAAAAATACCAACAAAGAAGTTTATGATTTTTTAAGCTCCGTAACAAGCCGCTACGGCATTGGCTTTTGGAAACCTGGCGCAGGTATTATTCACCAGGTAGTATTAGAAAATTACGCTTTCCCGGGAGGAATGATGATTGGTACAGATTCACATACTGTGAATGCTGGGGGATTAGGAATGGTGGCCATTGGTGTTGGAGGTGCAGATGCAGTTGATGTGATGGCAGGTATGCCTTGGGAACTAAAATTCCCTCGATTAATTGGTGTTAAGCTTACCGGCAAGTTAAGTGGCTGGACTGCTCCCAAAGATATCATCTTAAAGGTAGCAGGAATACTTACGGTTAAGGGAGGTACAGGTTGTATCGTTGAGTATTTTGGAGAGGGTGCAGAGTCTCTTTCATGTACTGGTAAGGGAACTATCTGTAACATGGGAGCTGAAATAGGGGCTACCACTTCTACTTTTGGTTACGATTTCTCAATGGAACGCTATCTAAGAGCCACCAACCGTCATGACGTGGCGGATGCAGCAAATGAAGTTAAAGACCTGCTAACGGCAGACGCCGAAGTATATGCAGAACCAGAAAAATATTTCGATCAGGTGATCGAGATTAATCTTAATGAGTTAGAACCACATTTGAATGGTCCTTTTACGCCAGATAAGGCTACCCCAATCAGTCAAATGAAAAAGGAAGCCGAGGAAAACGGATGGCCTACAAAAATTGAAGTTGGTTTAATAGGCTCATGCACCAACTCGTCTTACGAAGACATTTCCAAAGCAGCTTCCGTTGCAGAAGATGCAGTAAAAAAAGGATTAAAAGCCAAAGCGGAGTTTTCCATTACACCTGGATCAGAACAAGTACGCTACACCATTGACAGAGATGGTATGGTAGATACTTTTAAAAAGATTGATGGCGTTGTTTTTGCCAACGCGTGTGGCCCTTGTATTGGAATGTGGGCTCGCATGGGAGCTGAAAAACAAGAAAAAAATACCATTGTACACTCATTCAACCGTAACTTTGCCAAACGCGCCGATGGCAACCCAAACACCTTTGCCTTTGTTGGCTCACCCGAACTGGTAACAGCCTTGGCTATTGCCGGAGACCTGAGATTCAACCCACTAACCGATAAATTAATCAATAATAAAGGCGAAGAAGTGGCTCTAAATCCACCCAAAGGAGATGAGCTACCTCCCAAAGGCTTTGATGTAGAAGACCCCGGCTACCAGGAACCTGCTGCTGACGGATCAAACATTGATGTCATCGTTTCTCCCAAAAGTGACAGGTTGCAGTTACTAGAACCTTTTGCAGAGTGGGATGGACAAAATTTAACAGGTGTTAAACTATTGATCAAAGCAGAAGGTAAATGTACTACAGACCATATTTCAATGGCCGGACCATGGCTGAAATACAGAGGTCACCTGGATAATATTTCTAACAACATGTTGATTGGAGCGGTTAACAAATTTAACGGAGAAACCAACAAAGTAAAATCGCAACTAACAGGTGAATATGGCGAAGTACCTGCTACGCAACGTGCTTACAAAGCAGCAGGCATACCAACCATTGTAGTGGGCGACCACAACTATGGCGAAGGGTCTTCTCGCGAACATGCTGCAATGGAACCACGTCATTTGGGAGTAAAGGTTGTATTGGTAAAAAGTTTTGCCCGTATACACGAAACAAACCTTAAAAAACAAGGTATGCTAGGAATAACCTTTGCTAACGAGGCCGATTACGACAAGGTACAAGAAGATGACACTTTTAATTTTAGCGACCTCAAAGAATTCGCTCCCGGTAAACCTTTAACAATAGAGATTATTCATGGTGATGGAAGTAAAGACCAGATAATGGCCAACCATACCTATAATCAACAACAAATTGAATGGTTTAAAAATGGCAGTGCCTTAAACCTCATTAAAAAGCAAAATTAA
- the larE gene encoding ATP-dependent sacrificial sulfur transferase LarE — MDKIQTNINKLNSWFSKHTQVLIALSGGIDSCLVAYMARQALGKTNAIAVISNSASLKEKDLVDARDFALNYDIQLIEIDANEINDINYSSNPINRCYYCKSNLYKSIRELANTSYPNYEITNGNNYDDMGDYRPGMQAADEFQVFSPLLECGINKESIRQISQHFNLKIWNKPASPCLSSRFPYGEAITSERLNMIENAENLLNTNGFNEVRVRYRKGNASIEVPHNEIPRLKSIFSKQVQDKIAEFGFKTVHIDEEGLISGKLNRDINKSR; from the coding sequence ATGGATAAAATACAAACCAATATCAATAAATTAAATTCGTGGTTTAGCAAACACACTCAGGTTCTCATCGCTCTGTCAGGAGGCATTGATTCTTGTCTGGTAGCCTATATGGCTCGGCAAGCATTGGGCAAAACAAATGCCATTGCGGTCATCAGTAATTCCGCCAGTTTAAAAGAGAAGGATTTAGTAGATGCACGTGACTTTGCCCTGAATTACGACATCCAACTCATTGAAATTGACGCCAATGAAATCAACGACATCAACTACAGCTCCAACCCAATTAACCGTTGCTACTATTGCAAATCTAATCTATACAAATCCATTCGTGAACTAGCCAACACTTCCTATCCCAATTATGAAATCACAAATGGAAACAATTATGACGACATGGGTGATTACCGTCCGGGTATGCAAGCAGCAGATGAGTTTCAAGTATTTAGTCCGCTATTGGAATGCGGTATCAACAAAGAAAGCATTCGGCAGATCAGCCAACATTTCAATCTAAAAATATGGAATAAACCGGCGAGCCCCTGCTTAAGCAGTCGTTTCCCCTACGGAGAAGCGATTACTTCAGAAAGACTCAATATGATTGAAAATGCAGAAAACCTACTAAACACCAATGGTTTTAATGAGGTAAGGGTAAGATATAGAAAAGGAAACGCAAGCATAGAAGTACCCCACAATGAAATTCCCAGACTCAAATCCATCTTCTCAAAGCAAGTACAAGATAAGATCGCCGAATTTGGATTCAAGACTGTTCATATTGACGAGGAAGGGCTCATATCAGGAAAGCTAAATAGAGATATTAATAAAAGTCGGTAG
- a CDS encoding precorrin-2 dehydrogenase/sirohydrochlorin ferrochelatase family protein: protein MSMTFLPISINISEQQILLVGGGKVALHKIKLLKRFTSDFKVIAPKVLEEIKGMDGVEIEEREYEEADLKGYLLVYATTDNHELNHLISIQGKQYGCLVNVADNAVYSDFVSPAIYKCDEFTIAVGSDGRDVKASIALRNKIRDFLQNSF from the coding sequence ATGAGTATGACTTTTCTTCCAATTTCAATTAATATAAGTGAACAGCAGATTTTGCTGGTGGGTGGAGGTAAGGTGGCTTTGCATAAAATAAAATTATTAAAAAGGTTTACTTCCGATTTTAAGGTTATTGCGCCGAAGGTTTTAGAGGAGATTAAAGGGATGGATGGTGTTGAAATAGAAGAGAGAGAGTACGAAGAGGCTGATTTAAAAGGGTATTTGTTGGTTTATGCCACCACCGATAATCATGAATTAAATCATCTGATAAGTATTCAGGGTAAGCAATATGGTTGTTTGGTGAATGTTGCAGACAATGCTGTTTATAGTGATTTCGTATCTCCGGCTATCTATAAGTGTGATGAATTTACCATTGCAGTTGGTTCTGATGGTCGGGATGTGAAAGCATCTATTGCATTGAGAAATAAGATCAGGGACTTCTTGCAAAATTCATTTTAA
- the cobA gene encoding uroporphyrinogen-III C-methyltransferase, with the protein MEEIKIAIGDKCAHLIPFDSIQQTLKNFGMGCQQVLVDTKGDTSVDMEELMFPSVSKMLGESILNNRADMYIMPAMNLPYPLFSELSIFALLPAKNIVSTSSSLHELLALVGSQENEKLKKCFESKDVRRGWGRVVLAGFGPGDEGLITKKTEYNLKNADIIFYDDLVNEDYLNKTFSAEKVYVGKRKGKHKFDQEKINEFIYREALKGKWVVRLKGGDPLVFGRGAEEYHYVRSRLVRAEIIPGISSAFAAAANAVVPFTERALASSVAFLSGHDMHKVKIPQADTLVFFMGASNQQELARLIVAEGWPESTPVAVVHNASNPGQRIYKGNLSELKEKGSGLPSPSIIFVGKTAGEFSGMQNKWLYTGASLDEVKYRTDLVHTPLIAIEPVVLNHHHRLAMDSLKSYDRIVFSGRYAVYYFFERLFDLGKDVRDLYGLKIDSIGKTTSKALREKGLIVQPLSEKESVSGMLEMYGRERVSGENILIPCSAQSTGTLQKGLRRLGNRVNELQLFQVVQNESIVKQSLDRFEGVVFTSPATVEAFFAVYAHVPTHLKVKCRGRLTEKRYRELLSNDTVKEES; encoded by the coding sequence ATGGAAGAAATTAAAATTGCTATTGGGGATAAGTGTGCGCATCTGATTCCTTTTGATAGTATTCAACAGACGTTAAAGAATTTTGGCATGGGGTGTCAGCAGGTGCTTGTTGATACAAAGGGTGACACCAGTGTTGATATGGAGGAGCTTATGTTTCCATCAGTAAGCAAAATGCTGGGAGAATCTATTTTAAATAACAGGGCTGACATGTATATTATGCCGGCTATGAATCTTCCATATCCCTTGTTTTCAGAGCTCTCTATTTTTGCCTTGTTGCCTGCTAAAAATATTGTGTCCACATCTTCCTCACTCCATGAATTACTCGCTTTGGTTGGAAGTCAGGAAAATGAAAAATTAAAAAAGTGTTTTGAATCTAAGGATGTTCGGCGTGGTTGGGGAAGGGTGGTATTGGCTGGTTTTGGGCCTGGCGATGAAGGTTTGATAACAAAGAAAACCGAATATAATTTAAAGAACGCTGATATTATCTTTTATGATGATTTAGTTAATGAGGACTACTTGAATAAAACTTTTAGTGCCGAAAAAGTCTATGTGGGTAAGCGCAAAGGAAAACATAAATTTGATCAGGAGAAGATTAACGAATTTATTTATCGTGAGGCACTTAAAGGTAAGTGGGTGGTGCGTTTAAAAGGAGGTGATCCTCTGGTCTTTGGACGTGGAGCCGAAGAGTATCATTATGTTAGAAGCCGATTGGTGCGTGCGGAAATTATCCCTGGTATTTCCAGTGCATTTGCTGCAGCTGCTAATGCGGTGGTCCCTTTTACAGAAAGAGCCTTGGCTTCTTCAGTGGCTTTTTTATCGGGACATGATATGCATAAGGTGAAAATTCCCCAGGCAGATACCTTGGTTTTTTTTATGGGAGCATCTAATCAGCAAGAATTGGCACGGCTTATTGTTGCTGAAGGGTGGCCGGAGAGTACACCTGTGGCAGTGGTGCACAATGCTTCTAATCCGGGACAAAGGATTTACAAGGGAAACTTAAGTGAATTAAAAGAAAAGGGTTCGGGCTTGCCTTCACCTTCTATTATTTTTGTGGGTAAAACGGCTGGTGAGTTTTCTGGAATGCAGAATAAGTGGTTGTATACGGGTGCTTCATTGGACGAGGTCAAGTATCGCACGGACTTGGTGCATACTCCGTTGATTGCCATTGAGCCTGTTGTGCTTAATCATCACCATCGTTTGGCGATGGATAGCTTGAAATCGTATGATAGAATTGTGTTCTCAGGTAGGTACGCTGTTTATTATTTCTTTGAAAGACTTTTTGATCTGGGAAAGGATGTGCGTGATTTGTATGGTTTAAAGATTGATTCTATTGGTAAAACAACTTCAAAAGCCTTGCGTGAAAAAGGTTTGATAGTTCAGCCTTTGTCAGAAAAAGAGTCTGTAAGTGGTATGCTGGAGATGTATGGGAGGGAAAGGGTAAGTGGTGAAAATATACTGATACCTTGTTCTGCTCAATCAACAGGTACCTTACAGAAAGGTTTGCGCAGATTGGGTAATCGGGTAAATGAACTGCAACTATTTCAGGTGGTTCAAAATGAGTCAATTGTAAAGCAGAGCTTAGATAGGTTTGAGGGTGTTGTTTTCACCTCACCAGCAACGGTTGAAGCCTTTTTTGCCGTTTATGCTCATGTGCCAACGCATTTAAAGGTTAAATGCAGAGGAAGGTTGACGGAAAAGCGTTATCGTGAATTGCTAAGCAATGATACCGTTAAAGAAGAAAGTTAG